Proteins encoded in a region of the Deltaproteobacteria bacterium genome:
- a CDS encoding response regulator: protein MERIKRITPAIQGGRMAILVVDTEGKALAALQRKLRDIAETHIALGGPMALQRLAEEGPFAVVCVEYAMPGMDGVEVLERVRELCPDAVRVLTSRTPMEVQDVVRAVNQAKIFHLLPNPCTDGMLASVMNEALEVFERNALLTREMRRHHAIFAKAIHEIVCWLRADVRDMISPVLPLVRPLCARLEDPNPMLTETALLISVMGLICLPKNLLHKVIRGQELDDEERLLFSRHPEQAMELFRHLPQLRGVSEILASYGSLLNNTNECQYLDRNQPIGAMLLALVMEYRLALYRNTDPVKILDDLSRSHACHPPRFLRALEEVMLQLDHSEEEVTLEALQPGMIMAKPVLGERDGKEVVLVPEGYEISRTTIVFLRQSARHGIVREPLIIRRAALTRPKDNDTA from the coding sequence ATGGAGAGAATCAAAAGAATCACACCGGCAATACAGGGAGGACGCATGGCCATTCTCGTGGTCGATACCGAGGGCAAGGCCCTGGCGGCATTGCAACGCAAGCTGCGTGACATCGCGGAAACGCATATCGCCCTGGGCGGCCCCATGGCCTTGCAACGCTTGGCCGAGGAAGGGCCGTTCGCCGTGGTCTGCGTCGAGTACGCCATGCCGGGCATGGACGGTGTCGAAGTCCTGGAACGTGTTCGGGAACTTTGTCCGGACGCGGTGCGCGTCTTGACGAGCCGGACGCCCATGGAGGTCCAAGATGTGGTCCGGGCCGTCAATCAGGCCAAGATTTTTCATCTTCTTCCCAATCCATGCACCGACGGGATGCTGGCGTCCGTCATGAACGAGGCACTTGAGGTCTTTGAACGCAATGCCCTGCTGACCCGTGAAATGCGCCGTCATCATGCGATTTTCGCCAAGGCCATCCACGAAATCGTATGCTGGCTGCGAGCCGATGTCCGGGACATGATCAGCCCGGTCTTACCCCTTGTGCGGCCCCTGTGCGCCCGTCTGGAAGATCCGAATCCCATGCTGACCGAGACAGCCTTGCTCATTTCGGTCATGGGGCTGATCTGCCTCCCCAAAAATTTGCTCCACAAGGTCATCCGGGGGCAGGAACTTGACGATGAGGAACGGTTGCTTTTTTCCCGGCACCCGGAACAGGCCATGGAACTTTTCCGGCATCTGCCACAGTTGCGCGGGGTATCCGAAATTCTGGCGAGTTACGGAAGCCTGCTGAACAACACCAACGAATGCCAATATCTGGATAGGAACCAGCCCATTGGCGCCATGCTCCTGGCCCTGGTCATGGAGTACCGTCTGGCCCTGTATCGTAATACGGATCCCGTTAAAATTCTGGACGATTTATCCCGAAGCCATGCCTGCCATCCTCCCCGGTTCCTGCGGGCGCTGGAGGAAGTCATGTTGCAGCTGGATCACAGCGAGGAAGAAGTGACGTTGGAAGCCTTGCAACCGGGCATGATCATGGCCAAGCCCGTGCTCGGGGAACGGGACGGAAAGGAAGTGGTGCTGGTGCCCGAGGGCTATGAAATCTCCCGCACGACCATTGTCTTTTTGCGCCAATCGGCGCGGCATGGGATCGTGCGGGAGCCATTGATCATCCGACGGGCAGCCCTCACTCGTCCAAAAGATAATGATACCGCTTGA
- the fsa gene encoding fructose-6-phosphate aldolase, with protein sequence MQFFIDTANLEEIKSALDMGLVDGVTTNPSLMAKEADDWRDVAQKICALVPGPVSLEVIALDTEGMVREAKDLVQFGPNVVVKVPMTAEGLKAVRILKSMHIDTNVTLVFSAAQALLAAKAGARYVSPFLGRLDDAGHDGLELIRQIMTIFCNYGFATQIIAASVRSPMHVLDAALAGAHVATIPYKILTQLLAHPLTDKGIKAFLRDWERKNPTAR encoded by the coding sequence ATGCAGTTTTTCATCGATACGGCGAATCTCGAAGAAATCAAGTCGGCGTTGGATATGGGTCTGGTTGACGGCGTGACCACCAATCCGAGCCTCATGGCCAAGGAGGCGGATGATTGGCGCGACGTGGCTCAAAAAATCTGCGCCCTGGTCCCCGGGCCGGTCAGCCTGGAGGTCATTGCCCTGGACACCGAGGGCATGGTTCGCGAGGCCAAGGACTTGGTGCAGTTCGGCCCCAATGTCGTGGTCAAGGTGCCCATGACCGCCGAAGGCCTTAAAGCCGTGCGCATCCTGAAATCCATGCATATCGACACCAACGTCACCCTGGTGTTTTCGGCCGCCCAGGCGCTTTTGGCCGCCAAGGCCGGGGCGCGCTACGTCAGTCCGTTCTTGGGACGACTGGACGACGCTGGTCACGATGGCCTGGAGCTGATCCGGCAGATCATGACCATTTTTTGCAATTATGGATTTGCCACCCAGATCATCGCGGCCAGTGTCCGCAGTCCCATGCATGTCCTGGACGCGGCCCTGGCCGGAGCGCATGTCGCGACCATCCCATATAAAATTTTGACCCAATTGCTCGCGCATCCGCTGACGGACAAAGGCATCAAGGCGTTTTTGCGCGATTGGGAACGGAAAAATCCGACGGCACGCTGA
- a CDS encoding transcriptional regulator, with protein MLKFIIFAVAGYLLYKLFINDRKKKAEVKNTHDEKLAKEGVLVKDPVCGTYVSKDTDIRIKDGDEVRYFCSYECRDKYLERMRS; from the coding sequence ATGCTTAAATTTATCATTTTTGCCGTGGCTGGCTATCTTCTGTACAAATTGTTCATCAATGATCGGAAGAAAAAGGCCGAAGTCAAAAACACCCACGACGAAAAATTGGCCAAGGAGGGCGTTTTGGTCAAGGATCCGGTTTGTGGCACCTATGTGTCCAAGGACACGGATATCCGCATCAAGGACGGCGATGAAGTGCGCTATTTTTGCAGCTATGAATGTCGGGACAAGTATCTGGAGCGGATGCGTTCCTAG
- the folK gene encoding 2-amino-4-hydroxy-6-hydroxymethyldihydropteridine diphosphokinase: MSNHERQIGYVGLGSNMGDARANLLQAVAALDATPGMAVAAMSDVFRTEPQGRRDQDWFLNMVVRIEASARFSPEDVLDALDRIEQRMGRVRSVVWGPRQIDLDLLLLDGITYHSSRLILPHPRMHERAFVLVPLRQVAPDVLIRGQRPEQWLSGLDHTVDGDRIWQA, from the coding sequence ATGTCCAATCATGAAAGGCAAATAGGGTATGTCGGTTTGGGCTCCAACATGGGCGACGCCCGGGCGAACCTGCTTCAAGCCGTCGCGGCCCTGGACGCGACCCCAGGAATGGCCGTGGCCGCGATGTCGGATGTCTTCCGCACCGAGCCCCAGGGACGACGCGACCAGGATTGGTTTTTGAACATGGTCGTCCGTATCGAGGCTTCGGCGCGTTTTTCCCCCGAGGACGTTCTCGACGCCCTGGACAGGATAGAACAACGCATGGGCCGGGTCCGATCCGTGGTTTGGGGGCCGCGCCAAATCGATCTCGACTTGCTGCTCTTGGATGGCATCACATATCATTCGTCCCGGTTGATCCTTCCGCATCCACGGATGCACGAGCGGGCTTTCGTGCTTGTTCCGCTACGACAAGTGGCTCCGGACGTTCTAATCCGGGGCCAGCGGCCAGAACAGTGGTTGTCCGGCCTGGACCACACCGTGGACGGCGACAGAATCTGGCAGGCGTAA
- the xerD gene encoding site-specific tyrosine recombinase XerD, with product MFDEIDTYLEHLTVIRGLAENTVRAYASDLRFFSDFLNEYHGTPTELTEDIVLLHLGQLRRKGLNNASLARVLSCLRGFFEFLVQEGRLPANPVTLLDGPKLVRGLPVVLSREEILAMLAVPDTTDRLGFRDRAMLELLYAAGLRVSELISLTLADFDAQAGLLRVLGKGSKERLVPLHDTAVSWLLDYQRHWRPLFGPKVEIVFLNRSGLGLSRQGVWKLIGRYARAAGIIRPISPHSLRHSFATHLLEGGADLRTVQILLGHADVMATEIYTHVQSDKMLAMHRQYHPRSTPDRP from the coding sequence ATGTTCGACGAAATCGACACGTATCTTGAACACCTGACCGTCATCCGTGGACTGGCCGAAAACACGGTCCGGGCCTATGCCTCGGACTTGCGCTTTTTTTCCGATTTTCTGAACGAATATCACGGAACTCCGACAGAACTGACCGAGGATATTGTTCTTCTTCATCTGGGACAGTTGCGGCGCAAGGGGCTGAACAATGCGTCCCTGGCCAGGGTGCTGTCGTGCCTGCGTGGATTTTTCGAGTTTCTCGTCCAGGAAGGACGCCTTCCCGCCAACCCGGTCACCCTGCTCGACGGCCCCAAATTGGTCCGTGGATTGCCCGTGGTTCTGTCCAGGGAAGAAATACTCGCCATGCTGGCCGTTCCGGATACCACGGACCGCCTTGGTTTTCGGGATCGCGCCATGCTCGAGCTTCTGTACGCGGCCGGGTTGCGCGTTTCGGAGTTGATTTCCCTGACCCTGGCCGATTTCGACGCCCAGGCCGGATTGTTGCGGGTGCTGGGCAAGGGCTCCAAGGAACGCCTCGTGCCGCTTCATGACACGGCCGTGTCGTGGTTGCTGGACTACCAGCGTCACTGGCGTCCCTTGTTCGGCCCCAAGGTCGAAATCGTGTTCCTGAACCGATCCGGATTGGGGCTGTCCCGCCAGGGGGTGTGGAAGCTCATTGGCCGTTATGCGCGGGCGGCCGGGATCATTCGTCCCATTTCGCCCCACTCCCTGCGTCACTCCTTTGCCACGCACTTGCTCGAGGGCGGAGCCGATCTGCGCACGGTCCAGATTCTGCTTGGGCACGCCGACGTCATGGCCACGGAAATCTATACCCACGTCCAATCCGATAAAATGCTCGCCATGCACCGCCAATACCATCCCCGTTCAACCCCCGACCGCCCATGA
- a CDS encoding CBS domain-containing protein, giving the protein MTQHLLTADTVITCHANADFDALAAMIAASKLYPGSVLVFPGTQESSLKDYFIQSAMYLFNFRSIKDIDPETVRRLVVVDTRQRSRLSHVEALLALPGLEIHIYDHHPPTEDALTATRLDFEPWGATTSIIVARLRSAGLSVTGDEATILGLGIFEDTGGFTFGSTTEHDFEAAAWLKTMGMDLDVIRDIMSRELSSEQVAILSELIAAATTHTINGVNVVLTEVSLDAYVADFALLTHKLMDMENIRVLFAIGRMGDRVQLVARSKIPEVDVGLICSSFGGGGHPYAASASIKDRTNSQVKDEIFALLYSHINPQLRVEAFMSAPVVHVQATQTVAQAAEIMTRYGFKALPVLDNGQARGIIENSVAEKAVGHGLGEESVVEYMLEDFLAVTEDQDLYEVIEIILGRRQRLVPVLRGTELVGVITRTDLINILIQEPARIPEGYLSDKRQERNIRQLLHERLPRPVLDLLHLAGTIGRDLGSPVYAVGGFVRDILLAIPNDDIDLVVEGDGIVFAHALGQRLDARVRPHLKFRTAVLILPSGQKIDVATARLEYYEYPAALPVVELSSLKMDLYRRDFSINTLAIHLAPDRFGKLVDFFGGQQDIKDGIIRVLHSLSFVDDPTRIIRAIRFEQRFQFKIGTQTERLIKNAVRLNLFQRLSGTRIRHELCLLAEDSAPVDGFVRMRDLGLFQEIHPLLHFPPSKEALLEEIERVVTWYKLLFRPEIPDVWTIYFLGLITGFDTHQVEALMQRLQFPAKQAEIIELTRRQLRFVAMQLAQWEKNTGSQADLVEILVHLSLEGLLYIMAKQRKQELKKAISLYLTRLRDITPSISGRDLVGMGLAPGPRFTTILQSVKRALLNDEVRTRDEQLRLARRLAGSVRPGPGAHS; this is encoded by the coding sequence ATGACCCAACACTTGCTGACCGCCGACACGGTCATCACCTGCCACGCCAACGCCGATTTCGACGCCCTGGCCGCCATGATCGCGGCCAGCAAGCTGTATCCCGGCTCGGTATTGGTGTTCCCCGGCACCCAGGAAAGCTCGCTCAAGGATTATTTCATCCAGAGCGCCATGTATCTGTTTAATTTCCGGAGCATCAAGGACATTGATCCCGAGACGGTGCGCCGGCTGGTCGTGGTCGACACCCGGCAGCGGTCGCGTTTGTCCCACGTGGAGGCATTGTTGGCCTTGCCCGGTCTGGAAATCCATATCTATGACCATCATCCCCCGACCGAGGACGCGCTCACGGCCACGCGCCTGGATTTTGAACCCTGGGGCGCGACCACGTCCATCATCGTGGCCCGGCTGCGGTCCGCCGGACTGAGCGTGACCGGGGACGAGGCCACCATTCTGGGCCTGGGCATTTTCGAGGACACGGGCGGGTTCACCTTTGGCTCGACCACGGAGCACGACTTCGAGGCTGCGGCCTGGCTCAAGACCATGGGCATGGATCTGGACGTCATTCGGGACATCATGAGCCGGGAGCTGTCATCGGAACAGGTCGCCATCCTGTCCGAGTTGATCGCCGCCGCCACCACCCACACCATCAACGGCGTGAATGTTGTCCTGACCGAAGTGTCCCTGGATGCCTATGTGGCCGATTTCGCCTTGCTGACCCACAAGCTCATGGACATGGAAAATATCCGCGTGCTTTTCGCCATCGGTCGCATGGGCGACCGCGTCCAGCTCGTGGCCCGCAGTAAGATCCCGGAAGTCGATGTCGGACTGATCTGCTCCTCGTTTGGTGGCGGCGGGCACCCCTACGCCGCGTCGGCGTCCATCAAGGACCGCACCAATTCTCAAGTAAAGGATGAAATTTTCGCCCTGCTCTACTCCCACATCAATCCGCAACTGCGGGTCGAAGCCTTCATGTCCGCGCCCGTGGTTCATGTCCAGGCGACTCAGACCGTGGCCCAGGCCGCGGAAATCATGACCCGATACGGGTTCAAGGCGTTGCCGGTGCTGGACAATGGCCAGGCCAGGGGCATCATCGAAAACAGTGTCGCCGAAAAGGCCGTCGGCCATGGCTTGGGCGAGGAATCGGTCGTGGAATACATGCTGGAGGATTTTTTGGCCGTGACCGAGGACCAGGATCTGTACGAGGTCATCGAAATCATCCTTGGCCGGCGGCAGCGCTTGGTGCCGGTGTTGCGCGGCACGGAGCTGGTTGGGGTCATCACGCGCACGGATTTGATCAATATCCTGATCCAGGAGCCGGCGCGTATTCCCGAAGGCTATCTCTCGGACAAACGCCAGGAGCGCAATATCCGCCAGCTTCTGCATGAACGCCTACCCCGGCCCGTGCTCGACCTGCTGCACTTGGCCGGCACGATCGGCCGCGATCTGGGCTCGCCGGTCTATGCCGTGGGCGGTTTCGTGCGTGATATTTTACTGGCCATTCCCAATGACGACATCGATCTCGTGGTCGAAGGCGACGGTATTGTTTTCGCCCATGCCCTGGGGCAGCGCCTGGATGCCCGAGTCCGGCCGCATTTGAAATTCCGCACGGCGGTGCTGATCCTGCCCTCGGGTCAGAAGATCGACGTGGCCACGGCCCGGCTGGAATATTACGAATATCCGGCCGCCCTGCCCGTGGTGGAGCTTTCTTCCTTGAAAATGGACCTGTATCGTCGCGATTTTTCCATCAACACGCTGGCCATCCATCTCGCCCCGGACCGTTTTGGCAAGCTGGTCGACTTCTTTGGCGGCCAGCAGGACATCAAGGATGGCATCATCCGCGTGCTCCATTCCCTGTCCTTCGTGGACGATCCCACGCGCATCATCCGCGCCATCCGCTTCGAGCAACGTTTCCAGTTCAAAATCGGAACCCAGACCGAACGGCTGATCAAAAACGCGGTGCGTCTGAACCTGTTCCAACGCCTGTCCGGAACGCGCATTCGCCACGAGCTGTGTCTCCTGGCCGAAGATAGCGCCCCCGTGGACGGCTTCGTGCGCATGCGCGATCTGGGCCTTTTCCAGGAGATTCACCCCCTGCTCCACTTCCCGCCGTCCAAGGAGGCCCTGCTGGAAGAAATCGAGCGGGTCGTGACGTGGTACAAACTGCTCTTCCGACCGGAAATTCCGGACGTCTGGACCATTTATTTCCTGGGATTGATCACCGGATTCGATACCCACCAGGTCGAGGCCCTGATGCAGCGCCTGCAGTTTCCGGCGAAACAGGCGGAAATAATCGAGCTTACCCGGCGTCAGCTGCGCTTCGTGGCCATGCAACTGGCCCAGTGGGAAAAAAACACGGGCAGTCAGGCCGATCTGGTGGAGATACTGGTCCATCTGTCCTTGGAGGGGCTGCTTTACATCATGGCCAAGCAACGCAAGCAGGAGCTCAAAAAAGCCATCTCCCTTTACCTGACCCGCCTTCGGGATATTACCCCGTCCATTTCCGGTCGCGATCTGGTGGGCATGGGCCTGGCGCCGGGTCCCCGGTTCACGACCATCCTGCAGTCCGTGAAACGGGCCTTGCTCAACGACGAGGTCCGCACCCGGGACGAGCAGTTGCGACTGGCCCGACGGCTGGCCGGGTCCGTCCGGCCCGGACCGGGCGCCCATTCTTGA
- a CDS encoding basic amino acid ABC transporter substrate-binding protein, whose amino-acid sequence MCKKFMLIVLALGCLAGNALAKDVVFAVDATYPPMEMIDGNKNIVGFCPELVMAIGKAAGFTPVLKNTAWDGIFAGLSSGKYDAIASSVSITPERKQTMDFTDPYFEVQQGVVVPKGVAVNALTDLSGKKVASQMGTTGYFLCKKIEGAQAKPYDEIGLAMEDLYNGRVDAVIADAPVASDYALQNEQYSKKLTLAFMVPSETPEYLGFAVNKGNTEIAELINKGLAGIKANGEYDVIYNKWFGTKK is encoded by the coding sequence ATGTGCAAAAAATTCATGCTGATCGTGCTGGCGCTGGGCTGTCTGGCCGGCAACGCCCTGGCCAAGGACGTCGTGTTTGCCGTGGATGCCACCTATCCGCCCATGGAAATGATCGACGGAAACAAGAACATCGTCGGTTTCTGCCCGGAGTTGGTCATGGCCATCGGCAAGGCCGCCGGCTTCACGCCAGTGCTCAAGAACACCGCCTGGGATGGAATTTTCGCGGGTCTGTCCTCGGGTAAGTACGACGCCATCGCCTCTTCGGTTTCCATCACTCCGGAGCGCAAGCAGACCATGGATTTCACGGACCCCTACTTCGAGGTCCAGCAAGGCGTGGTCGTGCCCAAGGGCGTGGCCGTGAACGCCCTGACCGATCTGTCCGGCAAGAAAGTTGCCTCGCAGATGGGTACAACCGGTTATTTTCTCTGCAAAAAGATCGAAGGCGCCCAGGCCAAGCCGTATGACGAAATTGGTCTGGCCATGGAAGACCTATACAATGGCCGTGTCGATGCCGTCATCGCCGACGCTCCCGTTGCTTCCGACTATGCCTTGCAGAACGAGCAGTATTCCAAAAAATTGACTTTGGCCTTCATGGTCCCGTCCGAAACTCCCGAGTATCTGGGATTTGCCGTGAACAAGGGCAACACCGAAATCGCCGAACTGATCAACAAGGGCCTGGCCGGAATCAAGGCCAATGGCGAATACGACGTCATTTACAATAAATGGTTCGGAACCAAAAAATAA
- a CDS encoding amino acid ABC transporter permease, with amino-acid sequence MTQKISKKEVKIDIGDGAAIPLKKDSGLFNAWWLTFFGAIAIIVYLCTTRPEPYWRILTFLPDGVLVTFQVTVLSILLSLVLGLITGLGRLSRNRVINLIASTYVEVIRGIPLLVQLFYIYYALGRMDIFKNLPPLAAAVIAMGICYGAYMGEVFRAGIDSIDKGQAEAARSLGFNRTQTMLLVILPQAWRTILPPVGNEFIALLKDSSLVSILAVSDLLRRGREFASESFLYFEAYTMVALVYLVITLFLSKAVSRMEHRLNYYERD; translated from the coding sequence ATGACCCAAAAAATTTCCAAAAAAGAAGTCAAGATCGATATTGGCGACGGCGCCGCCATCCCGCTCAAAAAGGATTCCGGACTGTTCAACGCCTGGTGGCTGACATTCTTCGGCGCCATCGCGATCATTGTTTATCTGTGCACGACCAGACCCGAGCCATATTGGCGCATCCTGACCTTTCTCCCCGATGGGGTCCTGGTCACCTTTCAGGTCACGGTCCTGTCCATTCTCCTGTCCCTGGTGCTGGGGCTCATCACCGGCCTTGGCCGGCTGTCCCGCAACAGGGTCATCAACCTGATCGCCTCGACCTATGTGGAAGTGATCCGGGGAATCCCCCTCCTGGTGCAGCTTTTCTATATTTATTATGCCCTGGGCCGGATGGATATTTTCAAGAATCTTCCCCCCCTGGCCGCGGCGGTCATCGCCATGGGCATTTGTTACGGGGCCTACATGGGCGAAGTTTTTCGGGCGGGCATCGACTCCATCGACAAGGGGCAGGCCGAAGCCGCGCGTTCCCTGGGGTTCAATCGGACCCAGACCATGCTGTTGGTCATCCTGCCCCAGGCCTGGCGAACCATCCTGCCCCCCGTGGGCAACGAATTCATCGCCTTGCTCAAGGACAGCTCCCTGGTGTCCATTCTGGCGGTCTCGGATCTGCTCCGCCGGGGGCGCGAATTCGCCAGCGAGTCCTTTCTTTATTTCGAGGCCTACACCATGGTGGCCCTGGTTTATCTGGTCATCACGCTTTTCCTGTCCAAGGCTGTCAGCCGAATGGAGCATAGGTTGAATTATTATGAGCGCGACTAA
- a CDS encoding amino acid ABC transporter ATP-binding protein, with product MMSATNPIIEIKNVYKFYGQLQALNDVSLSIEPGEKVVIIGPSGSGKSTLLRSINRLETIDSGSIVVDGQDVNSPDNNINVIRQELGMVFQSFNLFPHKTVLGNLTMAPMKLKKVPELEAKKQALNLLAKVGIRDKAEVYPSMLSGGQQQRVAIARALAMNPKIMLFDEPTSALDPEMIGEVLDVMVTLAREGMTMVVVTHEMGFAREVADRVIFMDHGQIVETGSPEHFFTNPEQPRTQKFLSQIL from the coding sequence ATTATGAGCGCGACTAATCCCATTATCGAAATCAAGAACGTCTACAAATTCTACGGTCAGCTGCAGGCCCTCAACGACGTCAGCCTGAGCATCGAGCCCGGGGAAAAGGTGGTTATCATTGGTCCCAGCGGCTCGGGCAAATCCACCTTGTTGCGCTCCATCAACCGTCTGGAAACCATCGACAGCGGGTCGATCGTCGTTGACGGCCAGGACGTGAATTCTCCCGACAACAACATCAATGTCATCCGCCAGGAACTGGGCATGGTTTTTCAGAGCTTCAACCTTTTTCCGCACAAGACCGTGCTCGGCAACCTGACCATGGCTCCGATGAAACTCAAAAAAGTGCCGGAGTTGGAAGCCAAGAAACAGGCCCTGAATCTCCTGGCCAAGGTTGGCATCCGGGACAAGGCCGAAGTTTACCCGTCCATGCTCTCCGGCGGGCAACAACAGCGCGTGGCCATTGCCCGGGCCTTGGCCATGAACCCGAAAATCATGCTTTTCGACGAGCCGACCTCGGCCCTTGATCCGGAAATGATCGGCGAGGTGCTGGACGTCATGGTCACGCTGGCCAGGGAAGGCATGACCATGGTCGTCGTCACCCACGAGATGGGTTTTGCCCGCGAGGTGGCGGACAGGGTTATTTTCATGGATCATGGCCAGATCGTGGAAACGGGCTCGCCCGAACATTTCTTCACCAATCCCGAACAACCGCGCACCCAGAAATTCCTGAGCCAGATTTTGTAG
- a CDS encoding HIT domain-containing protein: MKTIHAPWRIEYILGPKPDSCVFCLPDSTEGDEERFVLHRAAHCFVIMNIYPYSNGHLMVTPYRHVSHITELTATESHEIMDYVQKSAFILEQAFKPHGINIGINIGEAAGAGIREHLHVHLVPRWNGDHSFMAVMSETNVIPEHLRSTYGRLKPFFNNLQR, translated from the coding sequence ATGAAAACCATCCACGCCCCCTGGCGCATTGAGTACATTCTTGGTCCCAAGCCCGATTCCTGCGTCTTTTGCCTCCCCGATTCAACCGAAGGCGACGAGGAGCGTTTTGTCTTGCACCGGGCCGCGCATTGTTTTGTCATCATGAACATCTACCCCTACAGCAATGGCCATTTGATGGTTACCCCGTATCGACACGTCAGTCATATCACCGAATTGACCGCGACAGAAAGTCACGAGATCATGGACTATGTACAAAAGTCCGCTTTTATCCTAGAGCAGGCCTTCAAGCCACATGGGATAAACATCGGGATCAATATCGGCGAGGCTGCGGGCGCGGGCATCCGGGAACACCTTCATGTCCATCTTGTGCCCCGTTGGAATGGGGACCATTCCTTCATGGCGGTCATGTCCGAAACCAATGTCATTCCCGAGCACCTGCGCTCCACATACGGGCGCTTAAAGCCTTTTTTCAATAATCTTCAACGGTAG
- a CDS encoding LapA family protein, giving the protein MRYLKVLGLVALFFFSMLFFVQNNATLVQELALQLKVFGWHYQTESVPFYLLILLSFVVGALLCTLYFFLERIRLSKHCKQYKKDIDALERELASLRPSPVEEPYVAPEATENVQN; this is encoded by the coding sequence ATGCGTTATCTCAAGGTGTTGGGTCTGGTTGCCCTCTTTTTCTTCTCGATGCTCTTCTTCGTGCAGAATAACGCGACGCTGGTCCAGGAGCTGGCCCTGCAGCTCAAGGTCTTTGGGTGGCACTATCAGACTGAATCCGTGCCCTTTTATTTGCTTATCCTGCTGTCCTTCGTCGTGGGCGCCCTGCTTTGTACGCTGTATTTTTTTCTGGAGCGGATACGCTTGTCCAAGCACTGCAAACAGTACAAAAAGGACATCGACGCTCTGGAGCGCGAACTGGCCTCCTTGCGTCCAAGTCCGGTGGAAGAACCCTACGTGGCTCCGGAAGCAACCGAAAACGTTCAGAACTAA
- a CDS encoding SDR family oxidoreductase, with the protein MTTLHSSLLATSRSWLVTGVAGFIGSNLLETLLAHDQHVTGLDNFSTGHRHNLEEVRATVSDAQWSRFHFIEGDIRDLDTCHRACTDVDVVLHQAALGSVPRSITDPLTTNATNITGFLNMLVAARDRGVRRFVYAASSSTYGDHPDLPKVEDVIGQPLSPYAVTKYVNELYASVFLRTYGLESVGLRYFNVFGQRQDPEGAYAAVIPKWFAGLMRGETVWINGDGETSRDFCFIENCVQANILAACSQRPEIAGQVFNVACGERTSLTDLFFLIRAEAAKHAPGCADMRPTYRDFRPGDVRHSLADISKIRDLLGYEPTRDVRAGLSLAGPWYARHLV; encoded by the coding sequence ATGACCACCTTGCACTCGTCCTTGTTGGCTACTTCCCGAAGCTGGCTCGTAACCGGCGTGGCCGGTTTCATTGGCTCCAACCTGCTTGAAACCCTGCTTGCCCACGACCAGCATGTCACCGGGCTGGATAATTTTTCCACCGGCCATCGCCACAACCTGGAAGAAGTCCGCGCCACGGTGAGCGACGCGCAATGGTCCCGTTTCCACTTTATCGAAGGCGACATCCGCGATCTGGACACCTGTCACCGGGCGTGCACCGACGTGGACGTGGTGCTGCATCAGGCCGCCCTGGGCTCGGTGCCACGTTCCATCACCGATCCCCTGACCACCAACGCAACCAATATCACCGGGTTCCTGAACATGCTGGTCGCGGCCCGGGATCGGGGCGTGCGCCGCTTTGTCTACGCCGCTTCCAGCTCCACCTATGGCGATCATCCCGACCTGCCCAAGGTCGAGGACGTCATCGGACAGCCCCTGTCTCCGTACGCCGTGACCAAATATGTCAATGAATTGTATGCCTCGGTTTTTCTGCGCACCTACGGCCTGGAATCCGTGGGGCTGCGGTATTTCAACGTCTTCGGCCAGCGTCAGGACCCGGAAGGAGCCTACGCGGCCGTGATCCCGAAATGGTTCGCCGGGCTCATGCGCGGCGAGACGGTCTGGATCAATGGAGACGGAGAAACCAGTCGTGACTTCTGTTTCATCGAGAATTGCGTCCAGGCCAATATCCTGGCAGCGTGCAGCCAGCGGCCGGAAATAGCCGGCCAAGTGTTCAATGTGGCCTGTGGCGAGCGGACCTCGCTGACGGATCTTTTTTTCCTGATCCGCGCCGAAGCCGCCAAGCATGCTCCGGGCTGCGCGGACATGCGACCAACATACCGGGACTTCAGACCAGGAGATGTCCGACATTCCCTGGCCGACATCTCGAAAATTCGCGATCTGCTCGGCTACGAGCCGACTCGGGACGTCCGCGCCGGCTTGTCCCTGGCCGGTCCCTGGTATGCGCGGCACCTTGTCTAA